The genome window GGCTTTAAAGTCAGAGAGATACAAGTCAACCCATCAGATGTACGACTATTAGAATGTTAGGCCACATCATAATGTGTCATTATAATTAGTGAACAAGGCATACTACAGTTAAAGTCTAGACCACATCCTGTAGGCTATTTGAAAAACGTGATTGAATGTTTAGTTTGGCTGTGTGAGAGCCTGTAGGTGGATTTTTCATTATTGGTGACCTTTTGTTctcatattttttattaaaccTGAGCTGTTTTGATAGACAGGTGggattttttctcctgtttacTTACAATATGGAGCCTTATTCTGGACCTTAACACTGCGTTACCTTCCGAAACcctaataatgtgtgtgtgcgcgtgcttgtatatgtgtgttagcAGAAAGCTGCACatatgctgagagagagagatataccaCTGGTGTTATTGCATGCAGCTCAAACATCCAGAGGTGTAAGGTCCAAGGTCTTACCCAAGCCCAACAAACTGCAGAAAAGGCATATTATAACTATCACATCACCTTTCTGATGTTAAAATGGATAAGGAACCAGGGAGCTTGCACAGATGAAATGTAGGGACAGAAGACTCAGATCTGGAAACTAGACCGTCTTGTTTGCTATTTCTCATCCAATTCCTGTTTCATATGACATCATGACTCATTATTGATGTGTAGAACTAAACAAGGGGTTACATGTGTGAGTGAAAAttggagagagaaggtgagaggaaGTACTTTTCACAGCTAAGACACATTATGTGTTGCGACAGTTTCCCCCCGTGCTCAGGGGTGAACATGAATACTGAATTTGTTTACTTCAGGTATATAGTGCACTTAATCTAGTTTGTACATAATCATCAATGGAGGCTCATTTTTGgatacatttaaaatatttgatgttgctcttaaaaaaaatgtgtggtGAAATGGTAAAGAGTGGAGGGAATGTTGAGGTGACAAGATCTTAATCTGTTTTCCATTTCCATTGGAAATTAACCAAATCCATCGTCAGGACATGCGAAATTCCTCCAACGGTGCTGTTTTCACTGCATCATGTTATGTAACAAAGGTATACATTTTGTACAAAACCTGATTTACATTTTGTCGTATTTTTCCTCACTCGAGCTAATTACACAGAGTGGTAGCTCACGAAGTAATGAGCTCAATCAAtctcattaatatttaatagAAGTAAAGCCCCATTTGGAATGCTTTGAGTGTTTGGAATGTGGAGATCAGACAAAGCAGATGGGACTGTGGAGCCAATGAAAAAAATACCATTCTCCTGAGGAAAAATCACAGGACCTGCTGTGTCAACGCAACCAATATCCATACCAGATCATATATGTCCATCATTTCACAATGCCTAGTGGAATAGACCCACTTGGAAATAGTTTCTTTGTGGAATAAATCATAAGTAGAATATACCTTAGAAATGAAATAATATTCAAAATCAGGGGATTCAAATATTCATGCCCTTTGGCAATGACTGACTTTCTTCTGACCATATTCAGTGTACTTCAAAACTGATTGTAAATTAATTTGCTTCGAAATAGTTAATAGTAAAATAGTTCTGAATATGAAGTCAACAGACAGTTTTAATACATATGTAACCTCACAGATGCAGGCTGTGAGCTGAATAACTGTTTGCAGAATGtctgagggagagaaacagtggCTTGCTGGAGATAAGAGAGATTTCATCCCAGAGCGGACTAATGTGAGGAGACGTGATTCTTCCACCATGGAAAATACAGTGGGCACAGAAGCTGTTTCAGATGCGCCCAAATACCTACTGGCAGTGAGAGGAGAGGCGCCCAAATACCTACTGGCAGTGAGAAGAGAGGCGAGGAGGCTGAATGCGTCACACCGGCCACCCAAAAGTGGTGTCGACAGTGTACCAAGGAGGAGCGGGTGGCTCAGACAACAACATTGCGAGGAGTACCTGTACCGTGGCAACGGCTGTGCTTTGTACTGTGCCTGTCTGCCCCTCATGTCTCAGCTAAGGCAGACAGAGGGGTTCAATAAGGTTGCAGCACAAGCCAGTGCGGTTCCACTCCCCCAGTCAGAAGACCCGTAGCGCTCCGGAGGTTGTGGTCGGAGAGACAAGGCCTCCAGCAGCGCTGCGTGGTGTTAGCCAAACCACCCACCTCTCTATGACACGCTCTCGCTCTCTGGCGAGGTGTTCCACATTACAGACATGCCTATACAGCTGACAGAcccacacagctctctcctcctctcatccacagtctctcccaccCCCACTCTGCCTGGAACATTACCTTTCAAAGGCACCCTGCGTTTAATATGCAGGTGGAATGGGAAATATATTTAGACATTTTGACCATGTTTGAGTCGTTAATGGGCTCATTCAAATTCAAAGCATTGGGACTGGAGAAATCAGACAGAAATGATGGACTCACCCATCAAAGCTTGAACATACGGAACCGAAGAATGAGATTAAAGGGTAACTACAGTGTATAGTGCACTGAAATGCTTTGGTTCGTTGTACTTTGCGGTCCTTTCTTCAACGGTCCATGTGAACAATAAAAAACAAGGTAGCTAGGATAGAGCAGAGACCTAGGAAGCCGCAGAGCAGTCTAACATTCGCACACCACCAGGTTGCCAGACGTGTGGGATTATAAAGACAGTGGACCCCAAAGCCTATTTTTCAGTGGCACATCACCATGTGAAAACTAAATTGAAATGCCACGCGGTGAGGCTGGCACAGGTTAGATATAATCCACAGTATTTGAAGGCCTCAGAAGGTCTGATGTCGCACCAACTGACCTCCCACAGTTACACCACAGTCACACCCTCTTATGGATATCTTCACTCTGCATCGTTGTCATCATTGCAGCCCTGGAAGCCATCCCAGCTGCCATTAGcttctgtaaaccctgtacctTGAGTCAGTGTTGAAGGCGACTAAGGAGATTGTACGGAGTGAAACCCACATCATATATGTTCTTACAAAATCCACCTTATATGTGTACATGAATAACAAGAGTACGAGTCTAAGATAGTAAAAGAGGCCACATTTCCAATGGATGTTCCAAGGGATGGATGGATCCAGCGGGGTTGCGTATGATTGGGCAGATGGTCAATGGCCCTGGAACTTCAGTTGAGGAACTCTGCAGAGAGGCTCCTGGTGCAGCGAGCGGAGCGGAACTTCAGCTCATTGTAGCACTGGACGAAGCTGTGGTAGATGAAGGTGATGGGCAGTGCCAGCAGCACAATGCCGCTTACCACGCACAGGCCACCCAGCACGCGCCCGGGCACAGTGATGGGGTACATGTCTCCATATCCCACGGTAGTCATGGAGATAATAACCCACCAGCAGGCTGCCGGGATGCTGGCGTAGTCCTCGTTGCCCGACTCCAGGTCCAGGCCGTGCTCCAGCAGCTGGGCCAGAGCACTGAAGATGGCCATGGCCACGGCGATGAACACCAGGAGCATCACCATCTCACGGTAGCAGCGCCGCAGCGTCAAGCCCAGCGTCTGAAGGCCCAGGAAGTGGCGCGCCAGCTTGATGACCCAGAAGATGCGCATCATGCGCAGAACGCGTAACGTCACACCGGCCCGCTGCAGCTGCGAGTTTTCGCCTGTCAGGCCCGTCATGGTAACGGAGATGTAGTAGGGCGTGATGGCAAGGAGGTCGATGATGTTCAGGGGCCGCCGCACAAACTCACACTTGTCCCGTGACACCATGAAACGGACAATGCACTCTGCGGTGAACCAGCCAATGCACACGGCCTCGATGATCCTGCAGAAGGGAGAGACCAAGTAGAGTTACCACCAGCTACAGTGATAGACTGGGGTTCCACTAGAGCAGGACTGCTATATATGGCAGTTCCACTgcccaaccctgaccctgtaGAGCTTTCATCCTGTACATTAATTATATAACCCAAATCCAGCAAACTTGGTTATAATAATTAGCTGGTCGTCAAGATCAGTCATGTTTGTCACATAAGGGGTTGGAGTGAAAACCTAGGAGGGTAAATCTTCAAGAGCAGGGTTGGACAGCCCTGACTTACATACTCAAACATCAACTATATGCCGTGACTACAGCTGTTTTGAAGCAGTGGAAGAGGAAAGTTCTGTTGGGTGAGAAGCTGTCAATCACCCGGACAACTTGATTACAGTGGTGAAACCTTGATTGATTGATCCATTAGAAGCTTTAAGTTTAAACATATCTTTCATTGAGCTTCCCTCTTTAACTGCTGGTGAGCTTTGGTATTATAGCACAACAACAGAACGTATGCACAATAGAAAATAATCAGTTTGCTGTCTAGTGAGAAACCATGGTCTGAGTCCTGGTCAGAGTAGGGTTATTTACACGGACCAACCCTTTAAGATTCAGAGACACCCTGCGAGCACACACTGCCTTACATCGTTGTCTTTGCCAGATTGATGATTGGGAAGTATACATACTATCTATTATAAACGCTGCAAAGCCTGAGCGTGTGCATTGCTAGGCCTTCAGGTTGAGAAAGACTAGCAACTCTGTGATCCAGGTGTCTGAGAGAAAGGTTAGGATTTATAGAGACAATACTGACAATGACAGTTTTTTTGTCTTGTCTGACAGGTGACAGAACAGACTGATCTGGCTGAGACCTAGTCTCAAACGAGGCTTTTGGGTTTAAAGAAGGTCAGGCTAATGTGAAGGATCACAACAGAAAGTGAGTGAAGAGATTCTAGTCAGCCATTCAAATGCCAGGTACAGTTCTCAGATAAGCACATTCTTCATAATCGCTTATACATATTTGTAACCTGCAAAATTTAGaatacatatatgtatatatttctaTATAAATGATAGAAATACTTAAACTACTGAATCATGTTGATCATCTATGCAGCAGTGCTATAGGTTTAGTACATACACATGATTGTATTTTGTTCTGAATAAGAATACATGCACGGGATTTCTATATCATCAATTATGTTCTTCTAATGACTCATGACTGAAATGTGCTGGAAGTTTTTAAAAGTTTGGAGTGTACATATACATCATTGTGAAAAGAATTGCCAAAGACTGTAACACACTATTGCCATCTACGTGATAATAATGTGGATTTCAGTAAGGTTTTAGTACACCCTTGTGAAAACCAGAAAATAAAAATAGAAGACACTGGCATTTGCAACATTTTGTGAAACTTATTTTCACATGGAAAGTCCATCCTTATGGAACAACCTTGCATCAATAATATCTATAGAACTATAACCTACCTGAAACACCTTCGGAGtttacctgaacacacacacacacacatgcacactcacacactgtgctaATCCCCAAATGTACCTCTTGTTCCTTTatctctccttcacacacacatacacacacacatgctcttggGTGCCCTTCAGGTACCAATACCTTGAGAGGGGTCCGCGTGGCAGTCATGGatacaagacagacagacacacagattaaAGAGCAGATTAATGCCAGACAAGAGGGATGGGAAACATATCTTTAGACGAATGGACAAGTATTGGCCCATACAAACGGTAGTTGATTTGGGTTAATAAAGTCCCCTACCCCCAACCCAGAACATTTATAAAATGGCAATTTCAAATGGAATAGTGTATGACAAAATGAAGTAATCATTTAAACGTGTAACGTACAATGATATCTGACATGGTCAACATAAAAGTTGCTTCTTTCTGACAATCGCAATCGCAGCTCTAGTTCAGCACCGTGGAGAGCGACCAAGCCCTACGCCTTTTTGACAGTACGAATTGGCATATTTTAGTTCACCAGTCACTCAGAAGAAACAACCAAAGTATTGTTTTAAATTGTAAAGGTTATAAAATTCAATAACATGACAatatacatgtatttgtgtgaatCTTAATTGTCTGACAGCCACAATTCTGTCCTACTTTGGCTGCTCCTCGGCGTTTAAAGCTATATGGAGCTTTAGTGCTGAAAGATAAAATACAAACAATTGTAGACAAAACATGACAGTTGCACAATGGAAAATCATTCATTACTTTGCGTTTTGAGACATTATTTTGTGCGTTGTAAGCACGTGATTACAAATTGCTATTGAATCCTTACACAATTAAAACATTGACTATAGTTTTCCTCATTAAGATGCGTAGGACATCATCATCCAGCAGCCGAGTTGACGTTTTGGGGAGCTTTATGGACactaataaataaaatgaatagCTGACATGCCCAACATTGTCCCTGTCATTTGAAAAAAGGGGATAGAGGAGGAAACACATAGCATATGCTATGGTTGTCAACCGGCCCAACATCATCGCACTTAGGCCATCAACATGTATTACATGAAATAGGAAGAAATAAGAAGAAAGTAATGTAGGACATAGATACCCGGATGGATGCTCTAATGAGTCTGTGTACCTTTGCTCCTCCACGCTGCTCTCAGCGGATTTCCAGTCTGGTAAGGTACTTGCACAAAGCATCACCATGGACACTATGACAAATATAACGGACACTGAGGCCAAAATTTGTGCTGCTACCGAAGAAGTTGGCTCTTCAAAAGTCCTTCTCATTCTTTCAAGCCACTTTGACTGCTCACTGTCAGCGCCCTCGCGGTTCTCCAAACAATCTCCCCTTAACCCTCCCTCGTGTTTTATGGTGTCTTCCTCAGAAAAATGCGTATACGTGTCAGACATCCGATCATCTAACCTTCGCTGACAGCAGAACTCCAGGTGAGAGCTCTCCAGTCCCCAGTAAATCATTTCATTGTAGAATGACAACTCGCACATCTGTGGTACGAATCTAAGTTTGCCGTACTTCACGTACAACATAATAAAACCAAAAGCCTCGGAGTGCCTATCGAAGAAAAACTCATTTCTCTCTCGGTCATAGTCGTCGCACACTTCCAAAACTTCTTTCTCCGACGCACATTTGTGCAAGCGACTCACTCTACTCAGAGGGAAATCCTTTATCACGTCTTTAGAGAACGCGTATTTTGTACCACCCACATTGAGGATACAAATGCTCTTTCCAAACTTCATCTTCCAGCTGTTTGTAGGTGTTACTGTACCGAAAAAAGGCACTCTGCGTCTGAGATGAAGCGGAATGAGACGGTTCTCGTTCCTTGGAAACAGTTTACAAACATTAGGCTTTACGTTATCCCTCTTGAAGTCCACTTTGGCGTATCAACAGATGGCCAACGCGAATGGACACTGACAGTTGTAGTTTTGTCATTGTCCCCTCTAATAGTTCTAGCCGACCGAGGTGCCCTGAAGTCTATTGACAAAGCGCGCACCCTGTGCGCGACATCGCAGTGAAGCCCGCGAGCGCAGTTCTCCAAGCTAACAAGTCTTCCCCAGCAAATCCCAGCAATGATGTCAcacgcatctctctctctctctctctctctctctctctctctctctctctctctctctctctctctctctctctctctctctctctctctctctctctctctctctctctctctctctttctttccatctctctctttttccatcttcctctctccgtCCATCTCAGTTAAAGTCCACATTATTGCGTGATGATAAATTATAAATCTTGTTATAATTGATTAGCCTTCATTTCCTTCTCTAGACCAGGAATACAGTAGAACGTATTGTATTATTGACTACCACCCTCTTAATCTTAGACTTCAAAGCATACATTGTACTATCTTTTCAACACAAACAGTTACTTAATCTCAAAATCAACATTTGTATTATGATGTCAACAACCCATTTCCAATTTTAATTGCATCATAAAGACCTGGTCCAGTGTTTGAGGGGCAGCTTTCATATTGCAGACTTACTTTTCAGGTGTAGCAGATGTGGGCCCTCTGTGTTCCCTCACCTCACAGCTAGAGGGAGCCTTTGAGGCAGCATTCAATCAGCCCAAGGGCCAGAGGTAATCAGAGCAGATGAGGGATGCAAGGGCTGCATTATTGGTACTCACAACCCATAACTCAGACACAGTACCCGCCTCTACAGGCCTGTCAAATGCTGATTCAGTTTCCTCTACCTCCAGTAGGACATCTGGCCATGCCAGAACCATCTGGACATCATGGACCCGTATGATGTTGGTCCTCTTTGGAGGGGTGGAGACTGTCAGGTAGCTGGATGAGTAGGACCAGTCAAGGCTCTACTGAGCAGGTGAGTGACAGGCTGCCTCTACTGACCTCACTGGTATGACTCTCACACCACCTGCACACACGCCCATGTTCCACTCTCAGAGAACAATCTCTATGGATGCATAAAGGTATCAAATGAATGACTCACACATTGAATATTGATCAAGCTGTGGAACGGTTGATCAAATATTATCATAAGCCTTGGGCCAATGAGGATTTATTAAAGTGCTGATACTGCAGAATGAAGTAGGTTGGTTCAAACATTGCAGAAGGATATGAGACATAGAATAGCTTATGTAAGTCAAATATTACCATTGTTGTAATCAAAATATATCTGAACAGAATCCCTGAACATAAATCTTGAACATAAATCCTAAACAGAAAATGTCCACACATAATTATCAGAAGAAAGTTTCTAGGCTTGGTTACACAATCTCTGAATGCCAGCCAGGAGTGAATTGATGTCTCCCTAACCCTTACTTTAACCCTTTCCCTGAATCTTAACCCAATCCTAACCATTAACTAGCCTTAACTCCGAACCCCAACCCTCATGAATGTAACTCAAACCCCATCTCTCTTTGTAACCCTAAACCTTCTAAACTTTTTCCTTGTTTTGTTATTCTTGTTATTCACACAAGAACATTTAAACAAGaacactaatgtgtgtgtgtgagtgagtgagtgagtgagtgagtgagtgagtgattgtatgagtgaatgagtgagagagacagcttGGATGTGTGTGAATAAGCAGTAAACAATTGAAAAGTGACATGACACCAtggctcctgccctcctccaatGACGGCTTCACCTCTCTATTGACTACTGCCGGCCCTGACATGCTTATTTCACGCTGACTCCTCTGGACCCACCCTTCTTCAGAACATCCGGCAGTTCCAACTAATTCAATGCAGCCATTCACAGACCAGGACAAGAATGGGCGATTCTGCAGAGGTCAAGGCTAGTGGGCTCTTCATGATGCATTCACGTCTGTAAAATGAATGCAACACTCATTGGTGTGTCTTGTCTTTTCTGAAACCTTACTTTTAGAGGGAAGTGAAAAGGGCGTAGCAGATCTTTGTGCATATTATCTTATTGGATTAAAAAGATACTGCATTTCGAGATGGAttattgaataaaaaaaaccaCCCAAAAGGTCTCTGTGAATGTTGCCATTTTGCATTACTTATTCCAAGTCATTATATTGTGTTTAGTGACAATAAGGTAAATAATTAACCGGCAACAACATTTTAGAACACCTATTGATTATTTTCAATGTAGTTCCTTTGCAAAATCAATATGGTTTTAACAATCAAACCGTTCAACAGAGTTCTTGGCAAATCTATTCAAATTCCAGGCATCAATTATTAATCCCTGCGTTGTCTtttcattgttgtaaatatcaTTCTTCTCAAGATTCATAAAGAAAGGATACTCCCTATGACATTCTCTCAGGCAAAATGTAATTTTCTTGATTGATAAGAGCTGTAATGTCTTTTTGTTCTGCTTCTTGGTGGATTTCATCATCAAAACCAACATGCCTTGTGTAAATCTTTCTTTTCAATGTTTTAACGTCAATCTATTCCTgtggttgttttgtgtgtgtcggAGGAGCTGAATGTGGATGTCTGTTTTCAGCAGTAGCCAGTGTGTTTACCCTACAACTATGTGCTGTTTGTGCTGTTACCATGGTTAACAGACATATTTTGTTAGGCTGAGATGCAAGACTATTGTTGTGCCTGTGGTCAATGCCATTGCTCAGACATGTGACACAGTGGCCTGTGGTTGGCTAAGAGGCAGCAGCAATGGCGGTGGAAGCGGACAAATGGCACGAACACTAATTAGTCTCATACAGATAGCCATGAGGGCTCATCACAACTCTAATTACATTCTCAAGTCTGCCGGCTGGCTCGTCTGACTcctacccctcaccccctccaccctcttgtGACAGCGATGATTGACATCTTAGTAATACCCACTTGCTTCGTGGTCCACACAAGGGGGATTTTGATTAGGGCAGATCTGGCAACCTAATAGAGAAAGGGGGTGGGAGcttgggggacagggggagtaTCAGGATCTTGTTCAGGATAACCCCTGGGAGGTGTCTGTCAAGGCCCCCCTCCTAACATTAATTTGATTTGTGTGAGATTGGAGTCTTCATCTAAACACCTAAACATGTGTTCAGCCTCTCCAATCCTCACAAATGGCTTTTGAATCAAGGGCAAGTCACTCTTTCATAGGGCTGACTTATTTCAGGCaatgacccccccccttcccccaccaccCATATAATtcaaggctgggggtgctgaccTGAGATAAGCTCAAAGGTGAACGCCACATCTGCACCCAAGTCCATCCTCTCAGTagccagccccacccccactcaGATTCATTCCCTTGGTCCCCTACTCTTTGATTGTGCTCcctaactcacacacaaacacacacacatatttcatCCTCATTTCTATCCTTTCAAGTGCCAATGGCGgattctctttcattctccatCTGCctcctttggtgtgtgtgtgtgtgtgtgtgtgtggggggggggggggtagtatcAGTCCCCATAGCCTCCCAGAGCTGCAGGGAGATCCTCTACCCTGCCGCTAACTCTACTAAACCAGCATGCCCTAATGCTGCCTTCTGAATGTGGGTACTGTCGTTAGATGGTTTAGACTCTGCTTCACTGCTGAGCCTTGGCCGATTAGAGTGGCATTAACGGATGAAGGATCGGGCTGTTGGATTGAGACGGTCAGTGGGACCGAAGTAGGTGGCGTAAGACGGATTGATGTGGAGCCAagagggcagcagggagagagagagagacagagaggaagatgaaCATCTGAAGATAAAaagagtgaggcagagaggataatatatatatacagtatatatatatacagtgccctccaaaagtattggaacagtgaggccaattcctttatttttgctgtagactgaaaacatttgggcttgacatcaaacgatgaatgtgaaaccagagatcaacgtttcagcttttatttccaggtatttacatcaggatctgatgcacaaattagaaaatatcacctttttgttcgaacccacccatttgtcacgtgagcaaaagtattggaacatgtgactgacaggtgtgttttgttgcccaggtgtgtcctattacatacattattcaatcaataaataccactgaatgtctacactcaggttcagattgggtaagataggttttgtctatgcagactgtattcagaggtgaaaacaacatgaaaaccagagcgctgtctttgggtgaaaaacaagcaattgtgagtcttagagaagatggaaaatcaatcagagccattgcagaaacattggccatagccagtacaaccatttggaatgtcctgaagaagaagaaaactactggtgtactaagtaacagacgtcgaacaggtagaccaaggaaaacatcagcagttgatgacagaaacattgtgagagctgtaaagaaagaccctaaaacaactgttagtgagatcagcaacaacctccagatggcaggagtgaaggtatcactatctactgttcgcagaagacttcatgaacaaaagtacaagggctacaccagaagatgcaaaccactcattagcaagaagaataggaaggccaggctggaaattgccaaaaagtacagagatgaacctcaaaaattctgggacaaagttttatggactgatgagacaaagattaacttttaccaaagtgatggaaaggctaaagtttggagaaagaaaggaactgctcatgatcccaaacacacaagctcatctgtgaaacacggtggaggtaatgtcatggcttgggcttgcatggcttcttctgggacgggctcattaatcttcattgaggatgtaacacatgatggcagcagcaaaatgacctcggaagtctacagaaacattttgtctgccaatttaaggaaagatgcaaccaaactgattggcagagccttcatcatgcagcaagataacgacccaaaacacactgccaaaacaacaaaggagttcatcaggggcaagaaatggaaggtattagactggccaagtcaatctccagacttaaaccctatagagcatgcattttacctgcttaagaggagactgaagggaggaaccccacaaaacaaacaacaactgaaagaggctgcagtgaaagcctgggaaagcatcaaaaaggaagaatgcaaaagtttggtgacgtcaatgggtcacagacttgctgcagttattgaaagcaaaggatttgcaactaaatattaagtcttattaacttaaatatgttttaagtatatctgttccaatacttttgctcacatgacaaatgggtggattcaaacaaaatgtgatattttcttagttgtgcatcagatcctgatgtaaatacctggaaataaaagctgaaacgttgatctctggtctcacgttcattatttgatgtcaagcccaaatgttttcagtctacagcaaaaataaaggaattcgcctcactgttccaatacttttggagggcactgtatatatatatatatataagagagCATAAGATAAGATATATCTGAACAGAAAGAGGAAGTCGAGGATGCGCCAACTCACCCAACACGTGGTTTAACCGTCTGTTGCCCTCTAAAACTCCCTCTGCACTGTATCTCCCTTATGCCCTCAGTATCATTAGtattttgtatgtttttgtCATCTTTTAGTCAACTCATAAACACTGCCTTTCTGTCATACCCTCAACCAGAAGGAGTTGACTGGAGTTCCTAATAAAAATCCTCTGTGTTGTAGTTATTATTCACTCATCATCGTTGGTTTACCAGTCTCTAGAAGTCGGACTCCTTTGTAGGATTGGTGCCTGCGGCCCAGACATAATTGGTTGTGTGAGTGGGTTTCTCACTCTCATATCTCAGTCTCTTTGAAAGGGGTTTCTCTGATGCACAGATCGAGTTCCAGTGAGTGGAAAACATGTTTCGACAACAGAAACTCACAGAGGGTTGCCACATACACAGGGCATTGATGTACGGGAATAAATGAAGAAGTAGATCGTTTGGTTGCAAagctaggagtgtgtgtgtgtgcgtgtatgtgtggtggTTTGGTGTTGAGGTGTAGAGTGATGCATGGCTGATTTGTCCCTCTAGCTTTAATGGTGTCTTTGGATTTACAGGTGCTGGGGCATCACTTTAGCAAACACTGGACAGGGGACAGTCAAGTATGAAACGACTGCTGCAGTGGCAGAAGTGATGCATGGACCAACATGTACCTCACCACGAACATTGACTCCCCGACTTATCTGCCCTTAATGACCACTCTTCTGGCTCAAGCTGAATGGAATTGACAGGAAACGGTAGCCTTTGAGACATGTTCTAAACAGTTCTCCTTTCTGCCCTGTCTCAACCGTGTGGTTTGTTTTATAAGACCTCAGTGTTCTCTGATGAAAATCTTGAACATAACTGTCACATTGGACAGCAGTTCGTGTCACAGACACTCTCACGCCATCTCCACGTTTCTGTCTTGTGCCTTCTCTCGTTTTCCCTTTTTCTTGATAGTTGAATAACAATTAACTTGCTATAacaacaatatacagcaacagaactataataataataatactaacaatatacagtaacaggtttacttt of Hypomesus transpacificus isolate Combined female chromosome 11, fHypTra1, whole genome shotgun sequence contains these proteins:
- the LOC124473975 gene encoding potassium voltage-gated channel subfamily G member 3-like isoform X1 is translated as MKFGKSICILNVGGTKYAFSKDVIKDFPLSRVSRLHKCASEKEVLEVCDDYDRERNEFFFDRHSEAFGFIMLYVKYGKLRFVPQMCELSFYNEMIYWGLESSHLEFCCQRRLDDRMSDTYTHFSEEDTIKHEGGLRGDCLENREGADSEQSKWLERMRRTFEEPTSSVAAQILASVSVIFVIVSMVMLCASTLPDWKSAESSVEEQRIIEAVCIGWFTAECIVRFMVSRDKCEFVRRPLNIIDLLAITPYYISVTMTGLTGENSQLQRAGVTLRVLRMMRIFWVIKLARHFLGLQTLGLTLRRCYREMVMLLVFIAVAMAIFSALAQLLEHGLDLESGNEDYASIPAACWWVIISMTTVGYGDMYPITVPGRVLGGLCVVSGIVLLALPITFIYHSFVQCYNELKFRSARCTRSLSAEFLN
- the LOC124473975 gene encoding potassium voltage-gated channel subfamily G member 3-like isoform X2; the protein is MKFGKSICILNVGGTKYAFSKDVIKDFPLSRVSRLHKCASEKEVLEVCDDYDRERNEFFFDRHSEAFGFIMLYVKYGKLRFVPQMCELSFYNEMIYWGLESSHLEFCCQRRLDDRMSDTYTHFSEEDTIKHEGGLRGDCLENREGADSEQSKWLERMRRTFEEPTSSVAAQILASVSVIFVIVSMVMLCASTLPDWKSAESSVEEQRYTDSLEHPSGIIEAVCIGWFTAECIVRFMVSRDKCEFVRRPLNIIDLLAITPYYISVTMTGLTGENSQLQRAGVTLRVLRMMRIFWVIKLARHFLGLQTLGLTLRRCYREMVMLLVFIAVAMAIFSALAQLLEHGLDLESGNEDYASIPAACWWVIISMTTVGYGDMYPITVPGRVLGGLCVVSGIVLLALPITFIYHSFVQCYNELKFRSARCTRSLSAEFLN